The genomic stretch GTTACGGGAAGTTTGAATGTTACAAAATGTCAGCAGTAGATTAAATCATTAAATCTATTATTAAATTCAGTGATTTCATCATGAACAAAAGGACatgagttttttgttttttggatagTAGGAATGGATAGTAGGAGATTTACATGGAAAAACAGGAACACATGAATTATACATTCTTATTAATTCTGGATAGAAACTAAtacaacacacatgcaggtgCCTGTGAACCAGGGTAGGTAAAATTGCCATTAGTTTTTGAAGTATAgtgtttattatacttattatagctgaaaaatatttccccaaaatttAAATTCTTGACATATCAATAAGTTGACGATGCATTGTCGGTCTGACCCCTGCTAAAAGCTGAATTGAGAACAGCTTGTTAtgccctgaaaaaaacaaaatgtcacgtttcaggtctgtcttgccatgttttatgtttattcacgttgtcttagtcacgtagtgtcttatcatgtattatgttagtctaggttcgtcatgttgtttagttatgtttcgttacgatttattttcttgtcatgtctagttatgtttcgtacgattatattaccttgttatgttgagtggttatcgtcttagtttcgctttgtgttatgttttgatttatgtttattgttacgttaactggtcgttgtttatgcatacacttttacatgtctttccgcaaaccttgcgttccgccttctctctctctctctctctttctttctgtcattcactccctaattgtttccatttgtctatttactaaaactactaacgctagatcaggattgggtagaaactaacaaactaatcatgtgttcatgttaccttacgtttctcgtgcatgtcatttactaatttactaatgctagggcaggataggtttattactaactattactaatcaccttgttaaacttgtcatccatcgcacctgttttccatttccttgctacgctctaactaattgtctacacctgtctacatctgcatttatatcgcagtcgcgctactgttccctgcgaaattgtctgcctctagttttactacgcaacgcttgagcattggTTACTggttgattacacgttacgatccaagacTGTTACCggccattgattattgatttctgttttgtgaccatcgtttgtttttgaccacgtcctcgcctaccgtttttgtacttttgcttcgctgattgtttcatggtttcgattcccgcttcgcccacgactacgcctctgcctgccgtccgcctgttcatctgccccgctgacagctcctgctaccggacctccctgcacgtctaccgactacgagcttgcctcttccctcggcaccgtgattcttgtttgtttactatttgtttgactggatctacgtgtatggactttgcttgttttgactacgctcctgggattcgtcccgaataaagccctgaggggtctttatataactattgtttctgagtcgtgcattttgggtccaaccccgaCGCACCCGTCTCTCAAAAGGCTTCAACCTTGCATTCCACTCCACAGTTAAGAGCTACACAGTGGgtttgaattcatttcaatatttattacTTACCATAATTGTAATAGCAAAGGCAAGCAACAGTAATCCTTTCATCAgattaataattacatttaacaaTTTTTACAATTAACAACTAACAAACACAGTTAACATTCTTTTAAAAACCTGATGTGTTTAACATGAcattcagaaaataataatacagaatATTCATGCACTTGCACTTTGCAGCCCAAAAGTGGCTAGTGAGGAAATAAACGAAAACAAACTAAAGCTTTTGCAGTGTATGCCATTTAAATGggctttgcattttaaaatgttgatttCATTTCCAGGGTTAGCGGAGATTACACAGAGCAGTGAGGTACTCCTTGTTGCCAGGGTCAAGAAGAATGGCCTTCTCATAGCACTTAATAGCATGAAGTTTTTCACCTGTTATTTCATGAACATAGCCCATAAACTTTGCCATCATGCAGGTTACTCAATGTCTTTATTTGCAATTTTTGTGAGTTGCTGCGCACACCTTTTCCCAGCTGTTGTATCTTTCTGCAGTGTAAGCCCTTCCTTGTAGTGCATAATAGCCAAGGGCACTGATTTCATGTGGTAGAGCTGGAAATCTGCGTAACGGACCTCTACAACATACAGGTGGTCATTCTTAGCAGTAGCCACTTTAAATGTTTCTTCAAACATCTCCTCTGCTTTCTTGAAGTTCTTCTCTGCATAGCAAGCTGCTAAATCTAACATGGCATATACAAAGGAGGGTTGAATGGAGACAGCCTGATCCAGGTGTTGCATGCACAGTGTGAGTAGAGCTTCAGCCTCTTCTCCATTCTGGATTGATGTCTGTCTTTTCCTCTTGTAGATCAGGGCGAATTGATGGTGCACAAGGGCTGAATTGGGTGTCATTTCCTGCAGCCTTTTCAAAAGAGACAAGGCCTTCTCAAATTGCTTATTTCTCCGATAGAACTTTGCCACATACTGTATCACGTAGGGTTTGTTGGGATCCAAGTCTATGGCCGTTTCCATCAGCTCCTCGACTCTCTGATACTCTTCATAGTCAGCGTGCTTCAGACCCAGCAGAACCATGATGTAAGCATTGTTTGGATCAAGTTCTAAAACCCGCCTCAACTGCCTGCTTGCTGGGGACTCTTCAAAGCTTGTGAGATTGAACTCTGTGCGATACAGAGCCACAGCATAACCCTCATTCCACTCTATCTCTTCTGGCTCCAACTCCAGCGCCTTCTCAAAGCACTCTTTTGCTTTCTCATAGTATTGTGGAGAGAAGTTCAGAAATGCCCTGCCTTTCTCCCCATAGATTTCAGGATGGAGAACAACAGGGGATTCTGTAGGAAACTGCATCTTGATCTTCTCCAGCTTGCCCAGGTAGGTCTGGGATTGTGCGTGCTCACCCATGTGATAACACCCATGCAAAATTGCCATAGGTGACGATGAGCTGCCTCTCACAGTTGTCACCATGATGCTTCCTGATGTGCTCCTCAGCCTTTTCCAAGTAGTCCCGTGCTTCCTCAAGGAGACCTTGCATGAACTTTGTGAAAGCCAGATTACTGTATAACCATCCGATGCCCCTGTCCTCTCCCACTGACATTTCAATATTGCCTttaatgtcacgtttcaggtctgtcttgccttgttttatgtgaatcatttgtcttagtcacgtattgtcttatcatgtattatgttagtctaggttcgtcatgttgtttagtttatttcttgtgacGATAAATTGTCTTGTCATgactagttatgttttcgttacgattattttgccttgttatgttgagtggttatagtcttagttcgtttagtgttatgttttgatttatgtttattgttacacaAACTGGTCGTTCTttcaacatacacttttacatgtctttccgcaaaccttgcattccggcttctctctctccctttttgtcactcacaccctaattgtttcgattgtctatttactaaaatctactaatgctagatcaggattgagtaatactaacatactaatcatgtgttcatgttaccttacgtttctggtgcatgtcatttactaatttactaatgctagggcaggataggtttattattaatgattactaattaccttgttaaacttgtcatccatcgcacctgttttccattcccttgctgctctcgaactaattgtctacacccgcatttatagcccagtcgcacttctgttctttgcgaaattgtctgcctcttgtccgtcaaaggaACGCTTGAGCATTATAGCCCATTGATTTCACCTTAAGAGCCAAGCCAAGCCTGTTTTTCGAccactgtttattgatttctgtttcgttgaccatcgcttgtttttgattacgtcctcgcctactgctTCTGTagctttgcctcgctgtttttGACTTCCgcagctctcctgctactggacctccctgcacgtctaccgactacgagtttgcctcttccctcggcaccggtttattgttttattggctggatctacgtgtatggactttgcttgttttgactacgctcctgggattcgttccgaataaagccctggcaagactttatattactattgtttctgagtcgtgcattttgggtccaaaccccacgcacccgtctcatttaAGCCTGTTCTGTAGATCATTTAAGTCGGTGTCATTCAAACCCCAAGTGAAGTGGCATTCAAGCTGACACTGTTTGGCGAGCAGCATATCTTTAATTAAACTGCAACAAATAAGGAATACAATGATTACGTTTATTATATTTTGGATAATAAAATGGTTGCTGTTTgaacaaaaagtatttttaaaatgtataaaaatgtgaatCATCCAATATTAACTTTTTTaagccaaaaacatatttcttaTTGTGTATGTGAGTAGTTTATTCATCTATTTCATTATAATCTTAGAACTATTAATTCAGGCTTTTATTAAAGATGCACTTACGCCATGACAAACACGTTCACGTGGATCTTGAAAACAGGTAAAAGAATTCCGCTGCTCCAATAAAAACTGCGACACAAGTTTTATAAAGCCACAATAGTCTCCTCCCCAATGTTTGGTTGGGATGATGTAGCGTACGAAGTCCCTCCAGAGGATTCAATTTACGCAAACGCGAAACTCATGGCACTTGTTGCCGGAAACTACACCTTAGGACCGATGTACCTTAAATGTAAGTATCATTTAAAGTTTTCCTTAAGTGAAGTACCAGAAACCCTAAAAAACTCCCTTCATTAATCCCTTAAAATCCGTTaagtgttgcataaaacaccttaacgACAATTTCCCTGAGTATAATTTAAGGTTAGCCACAAATTACCTTAAGTCTCTGTAAACGAAGAAATGGCTGAGTTTTTTTAGCCATTGGAGGAGGAAAATGTCCCTTGTGGTGGCGTCATGGCTTGGGAGCACCCATGACTCCGGAGTAGGCTCGGGAGAGATTGTGAAGACGATGTGCACGGTGGTATACTGCTCGGAGACATTGGGTACTGTAAGGGTTGTGTTATGTTACGCCGCGGGGTGGCGCTGTGGGACTCGGGAGTGAAGGACGTGAGGGGATGTTGTACGTTGTTGTCTTATGTATTAGTAAATACAGAGAAACATCACAGGTACCCTTGTCGACCGTGGCTGATGACACCATTCTCGAGTCCCTCTACCCCTGCACAGGTAAATTGATTGTGTAATACTCATTGCATATCATTAGGCGTATATATTACGGTATACAGATCCCCGTTTTGTGGCGTGTCCCCAGCTGTATTTCCACCATTTACTTTGATTATTACTGTTGCTAGATTGCTTATTTTGTTcaattattcttttattttttgcattctaGGAACGATACAACAACGCCCTAACGCACACAAGGTGCATAATAGAGCGGAATATGGGGCAGCTCTAGCGCAGTGAGCTGCGTGTGGAACCTGCGAGGGCCTGCAGAATCATCGTTGCGTGTGTTCTCTTCAGTTGATCAAAGAACAATCCTGCCACTGATGAAGAGCATGCGTTGGCGATAGAACAGCACGGACGCGAAGAACAGCAGCAAGGCGATAGGCAAGGACATGCAGTTACGAATGCAATCGTTAACGTTTTTAATTTGCCCAAAATAGTTCATTTTGTGGTTATTGTTGTTACAACACTTTGTAAATAGTAAAATCATAAAATCTTAGTCATGTAAATTAGTCAtgctataatttattttatattaaatcaaataaatacatttacattaaataaGACAATGCATTGTATAGTTTGATTATTAATTAAGGCTCTCTTGATCTTGTTAtctttaattaataaaaatgcaaatcacACCAACGTAGCTTATCAGAaaacgtaaataaccacagaAAAGGTTTTGTGCGCACAGAGCCAGAAGATATGGTGGCCATCCAAAGACAACCCTTTCACCCCCCTTGGCCAccccaataaataaaaaagtcctAGAACCACCCCTGCATGTCAGTGCACTTTTTCCTTGTTTCCCCATTTTCTATGTGCTTTCTCAGCTCTGATCCAGTCCttcttttccctttctccccatTACGTGTCTCCGCCTTCCACACCATACATGTATTTCTCCCCATTACGTGTCTCCGCCTTCCACACCATACATGTATTTCTCCCCATTACGTGTCTCCGCCTTTGAcatcatatatgtatttcctcCCTGGCAAttttctcacctgtttctccttGTTTCTTGTCAGTGTTGCTAATAagcctctctgtccttctctcctctGCCCCAAACCATCCTTCAGCACCCTTCTTCGCCCTCCTGCTGTCCCTGTGCGCTGACTTCGCCGGCCCTCGACTTCCGCCTGCCTGATCCACAGTACCCAGTTCACTTTGCTCATGACCCACTGTCTGGACTTTATTATGAACTTTATTATTTCAtccttttggttcctctgtccacAACGCTGGCATTTATGGTGtttgtgcaatttctttttaggtttttaggtttttgttttgtaccaTGAATGTTTCACCTTTGTATTtgttaaaaacatacagtgaaatacatttttcattctctctcattctgctcAGTAAAATGACCATTGTTAATTCAACTCAAGCATTACACAAGTCCAACAGTgatcatacatacagtatgtactctgTATTTAAAActtaacattttactgtttgTAAAGCAGTACATAAAAAACAGTGCATGCATTCTGCAGCTAATACATTGTATGTGTTCTGAAATAATATTCCCCATAGTACTTTACAGCAGGGAGTCATGTTTTGGATGCTGGCAAAGAAACCGTTGCCTTATGGTAATTATTTACTTGGAAATTAGAATTTTGTCACATGTCACTCATGTAATTtcagcaaaacaaatacaattgattTCTGGATAATGTCTGTAACAACTATAGAAACACAGTGATGATGTTGCAATTGCATTCCTTTTAATGCatacaatttaaatgtattttaatctgCACGCCATTATAGTATGGTGCCGTCTTGAGCTGTCCCCCCAGGGTGTCACATTAAATGTCAATTATGTCAGTCATTAAACTATTGCATTACACAGTAATATTGTAAAAGCTCATGATTAGGATATTTAACCTCTGAGGTTGCTTACATGCTAAATTTGAAAATGACAGTATAAATCAAGTGTTGCAATCATCACCTGTAATAAAATTAAATCAGTGGTTGTTATGTTTCCACTCCTTATAGTCATTATTTGAACTTCATTCCCctctcaaaggcagcagagaggtcaTCAGTTTCAGCAGAAAGCTTGTCTTCAGCCCTCAGGAAGGCCAGAATTTCATTTGCTTCCGCAgccctctgcctgtttttttgcCACCTCCCTGCAATTTGCTCCAGCTTTCTGCCAGCTTGTTTCCTGTTGTAGTTCTGCATCTTCATTCGGTAGGCAGCTTTGAGCTGCACGACAGCGCGGTCCTCCGCCCTCTTCTTGTACAGCAGAAACAGGCCGTAAGACGTTTGAACGTGCTGCTTCTCCGGGTCCCGCAGAGAGCCGCCCCGGAGCAGCTCGGTGAAGATCTCCTCCGCCTCAGTCAGCTGCTCGTTCTCGCTGTAGGCCTCAGCCAGGTTCACCTGGGCATATATATTGGAGGGCTTCAGCTCCACTGCCTTGCTGAAGTGCTTGATGCACTGCTCAGCCTTGGCCCTCTTCAGATTTGCTGGTACACAGCTCCGTGGTCCTTTCTGCAACATCTTGATGAGCTGCTGCTTGTGGCACATGCCAATCTGGTGGTGCAGGAAAGAAGAGCTAGGGGTCTGCTCCAGCACCTTTTCCAGAATATCCAGGGATGCCTCAGTGGAATCTTCCCCTCTGAAATACTTGGCCACATATCGCATCACTTGGGGCACATCAGAGGACAGCTTGAGGGCACCTTCAATCAGTTTTAGGGATTTGTATTTATCACTTTTTTGAAGCTTCAGGGCCAAGAGCACCATTACCTCAGCATTGTCGGGATCTAAGAGTAATGCTTTTTCCAGCTGAGGGATGGCTTCACTCTTCTTAGACCTCAGTCTTTCATCTTGAACAAGCCCCTCTATTCTGTACAGAACCACCCCGTACCCCACGTTGAAGGACACATTTCCAGCATCTCCCTCAAGGGCCTTCTCAAAGCTGACCTTCGCCCTCTTGTAATATGTTGCTCCGAGCCTCAGAAAGGTCCAGGCTTTCTCACCATGAACCTCAGGCAGGTTGCATGAGTATTGCAAGGCCCCAGAGACACCTTTGCATATCTCCTCCAGCTTCCCAAGGTAGGTCTCCACGTCACCCAGATTGCCAGAGTGGAAGTGAGCCCAGGCAAAGTTAGCATACGTCACCAGAAATGCTGTTAGGACCTCCTTGTCTGCCTTAAGGATGGCCTCGGCCTTACTGAGGAACTCAAGGGCACCCTCATTATTTCCCTTAACATGGCTCACAAATGATAAGATGTTGAGATATGTGGCATGGTATCTGCGTGGGCAGAACTTGACTCGATCCTGAAGCTTCTCTGTAATGCCCTCCAGGTCTGCAATGTCAGCCTTACTTATGTCCCATGTGAATGGACACTCCAGCTCTCTGAGCTTTGCTTCAAGGTCAGCTTTCTCACGGACACTGTAAAAGCTGTGGAAGTAAATacacttttcactttttaagGTGGttaccatttcattttaaaacactgtTAAAGAAAATGTCTTAAATGGGAGGGGTCTGttgtgaaaaaaagaacaccATCTCAGTGTTCCATTGTTCTATCAACAGAGCTTCACAACTTTATTCCTGGGGATATCTACCATCctgattttcatttcaaccctaatttggcacacttaTACTACTAATTAACAGTTCAGGCTGATATCTGGCtgtagaatgaggtgtgtttcattgcagttaaagtgaaaacctacaggacatgCCAGGGGATCTCAGCAGCATCCTTAAAGTCAGATGCCATGAAATCCATGTTGTCACAACACCCAAGATGTCACAAAAATAAACCGTGGTGCACAAATAAAACTAGTGCTAGACCGTAGTCTGGGTGGATACTCAATTCCGATTGGCTAGCAGGAATGGTTTATTACTGACTGATTATCGCTATAATAGGCTATGTGCATCCCTGTTACGACAGCAAGAAACCAGTTACGATGTACACGCTCCAAGACTAGACGCACCCCAATAGATGTGTCCGTTATTCAGTTATTCAGCAACGATTATTTCTTGCATGCATGACTTTACATACAAACTATGTTCGCTCTTTAATTGAATGTGTGCTATACACTCTACCTCTCATTACAAAACTGTTCGTACAGATTGCAAAACATAAATAAGAATTGTACATTCTACTATCTAAATAGAGCATCTACCTGCTTCCAAATACAACTCCGCTTAGACGACTATCACATAcgttatatatttttcagtccGCATATGAATATCCTTTCCTTACCTCATTTTTGA from Conger conger chromosome 2, fConCon1.1, whole genome shotgun sequence encodes the following:
- the LOC133122425 gene encoding interferon-induced protein with tetratricopeptide repeats 5-like is translated as MSFYSVREKADLEAKLRELECPFTWDISKADIADLEGITEKLQDRVKFCPRRYHATYLNILSFVSHVKGNNEGALEFLSKAEAILKADKEVLTAFLVTYANFAWAHFHSGNLGDVETYLGKLEEICKGVSGALQYSCNLPEVHGEKAWTFLRLGATYYKRAKVSFEKALEGDAGNVSFNVGYGVVLYRIEGLVQDERLRSKKSEAIPQLEKALLLDPDNAEVMVLLALKLQKSDKYKSLKLIEGALKLSSDVPQVMRYVAKYFRGEDSTEASLDILEKVLEQTPSSSFLHHQIGMCHKQQLIKMLQKGPRSCVPANLKRAKAEQCIKHFSKAVELKPSNIYAQVNLAEAYSENEQLTEAEEIFTELLRGGSLRDPEKQHVQTSYGLFLLYKKRAEDRAVVQLKAAYRMKMQNYNRKQAGRKLEQIAGRWQKNRQRAAEANEILAFLRAEDKLSAETDDLSAAFERGMKFK